In a genomic window of Babylonia areolata isolate BAREFJ2019XMU chromosome 3, ASM4173473v1, whole genome shotgun sequence:
- the LOC143280483 gene encoding protein HGV2-like has product MSSEAGEGTSTSASPKKEQMDAQEKAQELLAQGKRNLICQEIPTAVQQFQDACQILSSAFGEMAKECAGAYFNYGSALLDLSRMEQDVLGNALEGVDVDADDEGGPNNKDQFEPPDKVDGATSKDQAMDDTEEGEEEEGDEEEEEEGEEEGEGAEEAGSQEDEDPDDVSNLQLSWEMLELAKIIYSKDSSKVSQLKAAEAHLKLGEVSLESEQYEQAISDLESCLEIQKKHLDSCDRAIAETYYQLGLACQMSKQLDKAKESFASAVTCLETKMEKLKAIVEEKPAKSPSQTMEPAESAQQEITEILDILPEIKEKIRDAEDENKSMEDIKNMAKQAMGTIFSAIPDSTSETGFAGTSSKSPVKSTEPQKTMDISHLIRKKRKPEEEEKKEEEDLENKKQKQEGGSGDSGVNGVHEKTDGKPEPVAAT; this is encoded by the exons ATGTCTTCAGAAGCCGGAGAAGGCACTTCCACGTCAGCATCACCAAAAAAAGAACA AATGGATGCCCAAGAAAAAGCTCAAGAACTACTTGCACAAGGGAAGCGGAATCTCATCTGTCAAGAAATACCCACAGCTGTACAGCAATTCCAAGATGCCTGTCAGATATT ATCTTCTGCCTTTGGTGAAATGGCCAAAGAGTGTGCAGGAGCATACTTCAACTATGGAAGTGCTTTGTTGGATCTGTCCAGAATGGAACAAGATGTGCTAGGCAATGCCCTGGAGGGAG TGGATGTGGATGCAGATGATGAGGGGGGACCTAACAACAAAGACCAGTTTGAACCTCCAGACAAAGTGGATG GTGCCACTTCAAAAGATCAGGCAATGGACGatacagaggaaggggaagaggaggaaggagatgaagaggaagaggaggaaggcgaagaggaaggggaaggagcgGAAGAAGCCGGAAGTCAGGAAGATGAA GACCCTGATGATGTCTCCAACCTACAGTTGTCATGGGAGATGCTTGAACTGGCCAAGATCATTTACAGCAA GGACTCATCCAAGGTGTCTCAGCTGAAGGCAGCTGAGGCCCATCTGAAGCTGGGTGAGGTCAGTCTGGAGAGTGAGCAGTATGAACAGGCCATCAGTGACCTGGAGAGCTGCCTGGAGATACAGAAAAAACACCTTGACTCTTGTGACCGTGCCATCGCTGAAAC ATACTACCAGCTGGGTTTGGCATGTCAGATGAGCAAGCAGCTTGACAAAGCCAAAGAGTCCTTTGCCTCTGCGGTGACATGTTTAGAGACAAAGATGG AAAAACTGAAGGCCATTGTTGAAGAAAAACCTGCAAAAA GTCCTTCACAGACCATGGAACCAGCTGAAAGTGCACAGCAAGAAATCACCGAAATTCTTGACATCCTTCCAGAAATCAAAGAAAAG ATCAGAGATGCAGAGGACGAGAACAAGAGCATGGAGGATATCAAGAATATGGCCAAGCAGGCTATGGGGACCATCTTTTCTGCTATCCCCGATTCA ACATCAGAGACGGGGTTTGCTGGAACAAGTTCAAAATCACCAGTTAAATCAACG GAGCCTCAAAAGACCATGGATATCAGCCATCTAATCAGGAAAAAG AGGAAacctgaggaggaagagaaaaaggaggaggaagatctggagaacaagaaacagaaacaggagggGGGCAGCGGTGATTCTGGTGTGAATGGGGTGCATGAG AAGACAGATGGCAAACCAGAACCTGTGGCAGCAACATAG